cctttttaatttattaacccaataatagtaaaaaaaaaatctagccaCGATTGCAACTTAGGTGCGATAATGACATCGCAATAAAGCGAAAATTCACATACGTTGACCTTCCTTCACTTTATTGATTCATTACCTCACGAACTTAAAATTCGCCCCTgctattaaaaatttgatagtaAAATCAATCTAGCTGCGACTTCGATatctttattttattattctcaAGGCCATCATCTCTAGTCGTCTATTAAcaacgtttattttttcttcacgtGCAGGTTTCCTAAACTTAGGATTACCCGAATGTCCAGGCAACGTTGGACTCAAAGATCAAGTATTAGCTTTAAAATGGGTCAAAGATAATATAGCCCAGTTTGGCGGAGATCCAGAAAATATCACGATTTTTGGCGAAAGCGCCGGAGGATCTGCAGTACATTACCATTTACTGTCTCCCATGTCCAAAGGTACAAGTTTGTAAATATCAATCACCTGGAAATAGCGTTGTCACGTCATCGTCCATCAATCTCCTCCGTATAATGATGAACTAACGTGATTTTTCTTCGTCATAATATATTGTAGGATTATTTAACAAAGCTATTATGCAAAGTGGAACATCCATATGTTCGTGGTCCATCACTTATAACCCGTTAGATCAAGCTTTCGATGTTGGTAAACGATGCGGATTCCAAGGAACTGATAAAAAAGAATTACTGcagtatttgaaaaaactacCAGCCAAAAAATTAACTGTAGCCGGTGTAGATATGATTTTAGCATACAGAGATGTACGAGGAACTCtttatcaattattattatttatcacAGCTCGCaggcgttgaaaaaatttatcttaTTCCGTTTCATTTTATATGATTTTAATGTAGAAATACCCAGCAAGAATCGCGAATATATCGCCATCAGTCGAAGAAATCAAAGAAGGCGCCTTCCTACCAGATTTTCCGGAAAATTTGTGCAAAAGCGCTACACCAGTTCCCACCATATTTGGAGTTAACGATAAAGAGGGCATGTTATTGTTCGTAGGTAATGCAGAATTTCATCCAATGTACCTACCAATGGAATCGTCAAAAGGTGCTTTGAAACTCATTAGGATTGATTTGTTTCAGAAATGCATAAAAAACTTATGCATAAAGTGCGTGAAGATTTTACCCTCGTAGTGACTGATAATTTTAAGGTTGATCCTGCCCTCGTACCTGAGCTCagcacaaaaataaaacaattctaCTTCGGAGATAAAGAAGTAGGAATGGACACAGCGTACGAATTAATAGATGTAAGTATGAATTTCAATATACTTACTATTTAATGTAATTATGGTAAAAGTGGCGCACCCACAATTTCTCTACAAATGTTTGTAGCTGGGTAGGGACAAGGAGGCGTGTTGAAAATCCCTAAAATACGAGAGAGTCCCTAAATGGTTTGATATTCGTAAAAGTCTTTTGCTTCTATTATgtcaaatatgtgaaaaaaagtggtcaaaaaatggtgaaaattatcAGCCTGTTgactttttcatttggaaaactCAAATCGTCAAATGGACTCCATTTTTGAACTCGCGAGGTCCTAAAACCTTGAAATCGATATGCGTGAaggatttttatcatttttttatcaccCTCCCCTCTCTCACCCCCACCCTCCTGACATCAAAATTCTTTCTAAATTAGGTAACAAAATTCTTATGGGGTTGGATCGTTGGAATAAACACGTCTTTGAAAACATATTccacattttgaaataaaagtgaaattataCGTAACTCTTTGAGGTGCAGGGGAGGGGGCTAGGGGGTTGTGGAATGAAAAATGTGATATATTGTCATGTACTTATATCGATTCCATTGTTCTCAGTAGTGCTGATTTCAAATCCCgagttcatatttttatttggtGAAGATTTCAGCCCATGAAATCTGTGTAAGGGTGAGTGGACCAGAGGGGGAAAgggggtgatttttgaaaaatgataagatATCATCATGTGTATCGATTTCATAGTTTTCAGTAGTGCTGATTTCAAATATctggttcatttttcatttgatgaagATTGGAGTCCATTATATTTTTGTTGGGGTGAGGGGAtgtggttgggggggggggttgactgTGAAAAGTGATAAGATATCATCATGCATATTGATTTCATAGTTTTCAGTAGTGCTGATTTCGAATCCCGGGCTCATTTTTCCCTTAGTGAAGTTCAAAGCTCGTTATATTTTTATAAGGGCGAGGAgaagaggggaggggaagggagggggacTTTGAAAACTGATAAGATATCGTCATGTATATCGATTCCATGGGTTTCAAGGACGCTGATTCCGAATCCGAGGTCCATTTTTCATTTGGTGAAGATTGGAGCCCATTATATTTTTGTAAGGGTgaggggtggggtgggggggttGACTTTGAAAAGTGTATCATCGTGCATATCGATTTCATAGTTTTCAGtagtgctgatttcgaattccGGGCTCATTTTTCCCTCAGTGAAGTTCAAAGCTCGGTATATTTTTATAAGGGTGAAGGGTTGAGGAGAGGGGAGGGAGACTTTGAAAACTGATAAGATATCGTCATGTATATCGATTCCATGGTTTTCAAGGGCGCTGATTCCGAATCCGAGgtccattttttatttgaggaacgCCGAAGCTCTTTTCACTCCCCTCTCTTACGTGCGCCACTATTCAAAGACATTTAAACTCATCTAatcgatacaatttttttgaatatttcagttATATACAGACATATATTTCTATTGCACGTACGAAGCGTTGGATTTCCTGATAAATTCAGACCATCCTCCTTATATTTACGAATTCGCGTATTCTGGTAAACTAAATTTCCTCAGCAGACTagtgaatttcaacaaaaaaaccaaattaaaaGGTAAAGTACTCTAGTTTTCTTTCCAACACCGCGAAGTTGGTCACTTACGCTCGTCTCCAGAGTgtgatttattaatttaaaaaaactttcgtTTACCCGGCCATTTACTTACCTGTACAGGGGCTGCCCACGCTGACGAATTATTCTACTTGTTCCATCCACTTGTCATGCCATTCCATCCGAAACTCGAAGGAGATTGTTTTAAAGTAATCGAGAATATGTCTCGAATGTGGACAAATTTCGCTAAACGAGGGTAAGTGTAGCTAAGTACGATTTTATGTTTTGAAACCATCACGTCACAGCGATgagctgatttttgtttttgtttttgttcttttgtGTATAGAAACCCATCGCATGTTATTGATTGGAAACCGTCAACTTCTAGCGAGCCTTGTTATTTACAGATTACCGATGATTTGAAAATGATCGAGGGTAAATTGTTTGGAAAAAGGttagagtttttgaaaaatttacttgatCCGGTCGCTAAAccttataatattttttaacatTCTTTTCTCTCTcgcttttatgtttttttttcttctttttttttatacttaagaCTTCATGTACGTGAACGTATGTTTGTGTAATGTAAAATaaagttttcttgttttttttttttcgctctcgtGTCTTTATTTTTAGGTTTGGTGTACGTGTATTCTTCTCTATAGTGCTAG
This region of Planococcus citri chromosome 5, ihPlaCitr1.1, whole genome shotgun sequence genomic DNA includes:
- the LOC135849342 gene encoding esterase FE4-like, with product MGNIRSRLTSCCSGPCEDLIVELKQGKLRGREFQSVLTKTDYYAFLGIPYAKPPLGELRFQAPEPATSWDGVYDATTERGICQQVDFLFKKIVIGSEDCLYLNVFTPSPPCKTDEPKPVMVFIHGGGFCLGSGSRKAYSADYLTPRDVILVTINYRLQVLGFLNLGLPECPGNVGLKDQVLALKWVKDNIAQFGGDPENITIFGESAGGSAVHYHLLSPMSKGLFNKAIMQSGTSICSWSITYNPLDQAFDVGKRCGFQGTDKKELLQYLKKLPAKKLTVAGVDMILAYRDKYPARIANISPSVEEIKEGAFLPDFPENLCKSATPVPTIFGVNDKEGMLLFVEMHKKLMHKVREDFTLVVTDNFKVDPALVPELSTKIKQFYFGDKEVGMDTAYELIDLYTDIYFYCTYEALDFLINSDHPPYIYEFAYSGKLNFLSRLVNFNKKTKLKGAAHADELFYLFHPLVMPFHPKLEGDCFKVIENMSRMWTNFAKRGNPSHVIDWKPSTSSEPCYLQITDDLKMIEGKLFGKRLEFLKNLLDPVAKPYNIF